The Prosthecodimorpha staleyi genome has a window encoding:
- a CDS encoding lysozyme inhibitor LprI family protein, with product MIRSASAGLLAACFLAGSVSCGPGAAPALAAPASFDCTKAHNATERAICADAGLSARDLEIAGTIAGLLRRLDLVTAKILREDQAAFLADRNDLQGDRAGLATALAARSAFLASIDPTPRADFAGDWANARGRLVVRRGDAGSWIVEIDARDPGGLWTCRFTGTARGGRPDLAAESRETAVGWTVRIARKAGALQVSVEVPDGGKPGAPFPACTERGSVAGGYLPVK from the coding sequence ATGATCCGCTCCGCCTCCGCCGGCCTTCTTGCGGCCTGCTTCCTTGCCGGTTCCGTCTCCTGCGGCCCCGGCGCCGCCCCGGCCCTGGCCGCGCCGGCCTCCTTCGATTGCACCAAGGCTCATAACGCGACCGAGCGCGCCATCTGCGCCGATGCCGGGCTCTCGGCCCGGGACCTGGAGATCGCCGGCACCATCGCCGGCCTGCTGCGCCGGCTCGATCTGGTCACGGCGAAGATCCTGCGCGAAGACCAAGCCGCCTTCCTGGCCGACCGCAACGATCTGCAGGGCGACCGCGCCGGTCTGGCGACGGCGCTCGCCGCGCGCTCCGCCTTCCTGGCCTCGATCGACCCGACGCCGCGCGCCGACTTCGCCGGCGACTGGGCCAACGCCCGCGGCCGGCTGGTGGTGCGCCGGGGCGATGCCGGCAGCTGGATCGTCGAAATCGACGCCCGCGATCCCGGCGGCCTGTGGACCTGCCGCTTCACCGGCACCGCCAGGGGCGGCCGGCCCGATCTTGCGGCGGAATCCCGGGAGACCGCCGTCGGCTGGACCGTGCGGATCGCCCGCAAGGCCGGCGCGCTGCAGGTCTCCGTCGAGGTGCCGGACGGCGGCAAGCCGGGCGCGCCCTTCCCGGCCTGCACCGAGCGCGGCAGCGTCGCGGGCGGCTACCTGCCGGTCAAGTGA
- a CDS encoding MBL fold metallo-hydrolase — translation MSEDQDPPFRIALVPVTDFQQNCSILVETATGIGAVVDPGGDVPRILAGIGQMNARIEKILLTHGHLDHAGGAAALKAALEARQGGPVPIVGPHRAEAAILANIPTSAAKWGLSGYEAATPDQWLEEGDRVTVGSIGFDVLHCPGHSPGSVIYVQREAGFILMGDVLFQGSIGRTDLPFGDHATLIRSIRDKVLPLGDHFVFLPGHGGMSRIGDERVSNPFIQD, via the coding sequence ATGTCCGAAGACCAAGACCCGCCGTTTCGCATCGCCCTCGTTCCCGTCACCGACTTCCAGCAGAACTGCTCGATCCTCGTCGAGACGGCCACCGGCATCGGCGCGGTGGTCGATCCGGGCGGCGACGTGCCGCGCATCCTGGCCGGCATCGGGCAGATGAACGCCCGCATCGAAAAGATCCTGCTGACGCACGGCCATCTCGACCATGCGGGCGGTGCGGCCGCCCTGAAGGCCGCGCTCGAGGCCCGCCAGGGCGGACCGGTCCCGATCGTCGGGCCGCACCGCGCCGAGGCCGCGATCCTGGCCAACATCCCGACTTCCGCGGCGAAATGGGGCCTGAGCGGATACGAGGCCGCCACGCCCGACCAGTGGCTCGAGGAGGGCGACCGGGTCACGGTTGGTTCGATCGGCTTCGACGTGCTGCACTGCCCGGGCCATTCGCCCGGCAGCGTGATCTACGTGCAGCGCGAGGCCGGCTTCATCCTGATGGGCGATGTCCTGTTCCAGGGCTCGATCGGCCGCACCGATCTCCCCTTCGGCGACCACGCCACGCTGATCCGGTCGATCCGCGACAAGGTGCTGCCGCTCGGCGACCATTTCGTCTTCCTGCCCGGCCATGGCGGCATGAGCCGGATCGGCGACGAAAGGGTCTCCAATCCCTTCATCCAGGATTGA
- a CDS encoding DM13 domain-containing protein produces the protein MRASTIAVVSLVCCLSVAFGAPIVFGRGQTPAGAAETVPAAVPGPMRAPAAEAAADPAAIAAPGPAATGTPSRDGDAQPAKGNRGKAPAKVAAIPVTSLQGRFHDGDPGRKGSGAVDLAKTERGFQLKLTGFATSAGPALEILLVPHPDPKKSADVNKTKSVSLGTLRSVKGDQIYTLPEGIDPAQFKAVVIWSKQLSVLFASAPLKPRS, from the coding sequence ATGCGCGCCAGCACCATCGCGGTCGTCAGCCTCGTCTGCTGTCTTTCCGTGGCCTTCGGAGCCCCCATTGTGTTCGGTCGCGGCCAGACGCCGGCCGGCGCCGCCGAAACCGTTCCGGCGGCGGTCCCCGGCCCCATGCGTGCGCCGGCCGCCGAGGCGGCCGCGGATCCGGCCGCAATCGCCGCGCCGGGCCCGGCAGCGACCGGCACGCCGTCGCGCGACGGCGATGCCCAGCCGGCGAAGGGCAACCGCGGCAAGGCGCCCGCGAAGGTCGCCGCCATCCCGGTCACCAGCCTGCAGGGCCGGTTCCACGACGGCGACCCGGGCCGCAAGGGCAGCGGCGCGGTCGATCTGGCCAAGACCGAGCGCGGCTTCCAACTGAAGCTGACCGGCTTCGCCACCTCGGCCGGACCGGCCCTGGAAATACTCCTGGTGCCGCATCCGGACCCGAAGAAGTCCGCAGATGTGAATAAGACCAAGTCGGTCTCGCTTGGCACACTCCGCAGCGTCAAGGGCGACCAGATCTATACCCTGCCGGAAGGGATCGATCCCGCACAGTTCAAGGCGGTTGTGATCTGGTCCAAGCAGCTTTCGGTTCTTTTCGCATCGGCACCGCTGAAACCGCGCAGTTGA
- a CDS encoding cold-shock protein, which produces MKFFNAEKGYGFITPDEGGADVFVHVSAVERSGLGVLDKGQKISFETEPDKRGKGPKAVNLQVLEGGAGGDGDDQPMLDD; this is translated from the coding sequence GTGAAGTTCTTCAACGCCGAGAAGGGCTACGGCTTCATCACCCCCGACGAGGGCGGTGCGGACGTGTTCGTCCATGTGAGCGCCGTGGAGCGTTCCGGCCTGGGCGTGCTCGACAAGGGTCAGAAGATCTCGTTCGAGACCGAGCCGGATAAGCGCGGCAAGGGTCCGAAGGCCGTCAACCTGCAGGTGCTCGAAGGTGGCGCCGGCGGCGACGGCGACGACCAGCCGATGCTGGACGACTGA
- a CDS encoding 23S rRNA (adenine(2030)-N(6))-methyltransferase RlmJ: MNYRHVYHAGNFADVLKHAVLARIIVHLQKKETPFRLLDTHAGTGLYDLSGPEAQKTGEWRNGIGRILRAPLDPDSAALLAPWLAAIAAANGIEQVVPGAAFEPARLTVYPGSPMIARHMLRKVDRLTLTELHPADFTRLSTLFAGDVQVKTIELDGWLALKSFLPPKERRGAILVDPPFEQPDEFRRLADGLVDGLRRFAGGVFALWYPIKDEAETGAFHRILIETGIRKILRVELRTAQVEPGRSLTGSGLILVNPPWTLEAELGRLVPALAEWLATGRGAGGRVDWLVAE, translated from the coding sequence ATGAACTACCGCCACGTCTATCACGCCGGAAACTTCGCCGATGTACTGAAGCACGCCGTGCTGGCCCGCATCATCGTGCATCTGCAGAAGAAGGAGACGCCCTTCCGTCTGCTCGACACCCATGCCGGCACCGGCCTCTACGATCTCTCGGGCCCGGAGGCGCAGAAGACCGGGGAATGGCGCAACGGCATCGGCCGCATCCTGCGAGCGCCGCTCGACCCCGACAGCGCCGCCCTGCTCGCGCCCTGGCTGGCCGCGATCGCCGCGGCCAACGGCATCGAGCAGGTCGTCCCCGGTGCCGCCTTCGAACCCGCCCGACTGACGGTCTATCCGGGCTCGCCGATGATCGCCCGGCACATGCTGCGCAAGGTCGACCGGCTGACATTGACCGAACTGCACCCTGCCGATTTCACCCGCCTCTCGACGCTCTTCGCCGGCGACGTGCAGGTCAAGACGATCGAACTGGACGGCTGGCTGGCGCTGAAGAGCTTCCTGCCGCCCAAGGAGCGGCGCGGTGCGATCCTGGTCGATCCGCCCTTCGAGCAGCCGGACGAGTTCCGGCGTCTTGCCGACGGCCTCGTCGACGGCTTGCGGCGTTTCGCCGGGGGCGTCTTCGCGCTTTGGTATCCGATCAAGGACGAGGCCGAGACCGGCGCCTTTCATCGGATACTGATCGAAACCGGCATCCGCAAGATTCTGCGGGTCGAATTGCGCACCGCGCAGGTCGAGCCGGGCCGTTCCCTGACCGGCAGCGGGCTGATCCTCGTCAATCCGCCCTGGACGCTGGAGGCGGAACTCGGTCGCCTGGTGCCCGCACTCGCCGAATGGCTGGCCACGGGTCGCGGTGCCGGCGGGCGGGTCGACTGGCTCGTGGCCGAGTAG
- a CDS encoding ribonuclease T2, whose protein sequence is MARWLERIGRTAGRAACLAACAVAWSLGPARAGDEPGRFDFWVLSLSWSPSYCEAQGDQRRDQQCARPFAFVVHGLWPQYERGYPRNCPDNAGRLPDRLIRDQLDIFPAFGLVIHEWRSHGTCSGLTPADYFKATRKAFDRIIVPADYQAPREPLMVDVKAVEEAFLAANKELDRNEIAISCDDRRLREVQICFSKDLSQFRACPEVDRKACRRDRVYMPAIRAR, encoded by the coding sequence ATGGCGCGATGGCTTGAGCGGATCGGCCGTACGGCCGGACGGGCCGCCTGCCTCGCGGCCTGCGCGGTTGCCTGGAGCCTTGGGCCGGCCCGGGCCGGCGACGAGCCCGGCCGGTTCGATTTCTGGGTCCTATCGCTGTCCTGGTCGCCCAGCTACTGCGAAGCGCAGGGCGACCAGCGGCGGGATCAGCAATGCGCCCGCCCCTTCGCCTTCGTCGTGCATGGGCTTTGGCCGCAATATGAGCGCGGCTATCCGCGCAATTGCCCGGACAACGCCGGACGCCTGCCCGACCGGCTGATCCGCGACCAGCTCGACATCTTCCCGGCCTTCGGCCTCGTCATCCACGAATGGCGCTCGCACGGCACCTGCTCGGGCCTGACGCCGGCCGACTACTTCAAGGCCACCCGCAAGGCATTCGACCGGATCATCGTGCCGGCCGACTACCAGGCCCCGCGCGAACCCCTGATGGTCGACGTGAAGGCGGTCGAGGAGGCCTTCCTGGCCGCCAACAAGGAACTCGACCGCAACGAGATCGCCATCTCCTGCGACGATCGCCGCCTGCGCGAGGTGCAGATCTGCTTCAGCAAGGACCTGAGCCAGTTCCGCGCCTGCCCGGAGGTGGATCGCAAGGCCTGCCGTCGGGACCGCGTCTACATGCCGGCCATCCGCGCCCGATGA